In Gadus macrocephalus chromosome 4, ASM3116895v1, the following proteins share a genomic window:
- the LOC132456481 gene encoding zinc finger protein RFP-like — MASANISWSEENFSCPICLDVFSSPVSTPCGHSFCRTCITKFWDGEVQYKCPLCNKIFHTRPDLQVNFLLSDLAAQFRTTVRVKAGDEEEYDVKTVELGKIVSKVQQMIQERKGKIKEIKDTVEMNKKDADREIADGVQVLEALRRCLEKCRDDLNQMVEERLKSTEKQAEDLIKELEQEIEDLTNRSSEMKQLSQTKDHLHFLQAFRSLKDPPPTRDWTTVEVRPPSYVGSSRRSLDQLEETLNMEMKKLCGAELKMVQQYEVDVTLDPDTAHPRLILSEDGKQLHDGEVVKKLPDNPKRFTRHVYVLTKQSFSSGRFYFEVQVKDKAAWCLGVAIESINRKSQITETPEKGLWILYFNKDGLVFRDHPVVRLPLRAELQKVGVFVDYDEGLVSFYDVEARVHIYSVTGCTFCEPLYPFLGPGRYNYEGNNSAPLIISPVKQTRTFV; from the coding sequence atggcctctgctaacATTTCCTGGTCTGAGGAAAACTTTTCATgtcccatctgtctggatgtgttcagcagtccagtttccacaccatgtggacacagcttctgcagaacctgtattacaaagttctgggatgGAGAAGTTCAGTACAAATGTCCTCTTTGCAACAAGATTTTCCACACAAGACCTGATCTACAGGTCAATTTTCTCTTATCAGATCTGGCTGCTCAGTTTAGAACAACCGTACGAGTTAAAGcgggggatgaggaggaataTGACGTGAAGACGGTCGAGTTGGGAAAGATTGTGTCTAAAGTTcagcagatgatccaggagagaaagggaaagattaaggagatcaaaGACACGGTAGAAATGAACAAGAaagatgcagacagagagatagccgatGGTGTGCAGGTCCTCGAAGCTCTGAGGCGCTGCCTTGAAAAGTGCCGGGATGATCTCAACCAAATGGTTGAAGAGAGACTGAAATCCACcgagaaacaagctgaagacctcatcaaagagctggagcaggaaatagaagatctgacaaatagaagctcagagatgaagcagctctcacagactaaagaccacctccacttcctccaggccttcagatccctgaaggatcctccacccaccagggactggacgacggtggaggtccgtcctccgtcatacgtagggtcctcgaggagatccctggatcagctggaggagacactgaacatggagatgaagaagctgtgtGGTGCTGAACTGAAAatggtccagcagtatgaagtagatgtgactctggatcctgatacagctcatcccaGGCTCAttctgtctgaggatgggaaacaactACATGATGGAGAAGTGGTCAAGAAgctcccagacaaccctaagaggTTTACACGGCATGTATATGTTCTCACAaagcagagcttctcctcagggagattttacttcgAGGTTCAGGTCAAAGATAAGGCTGCATGGTGTTTAGGTGTGGCCATagagtccatcaacagaaaaAGTCAGATCACAGAGACCCCTGAGAAAGGTTTATGGATTCTTTACTTCAACAAGGACGGGTTGGTATTTAGAGACCATCCTGTTGTCCGTCttcctctgagagctgagctccagaaggtgggggtgtttgttgattatgatgagggtctggtctccttctatgatgtggaagccagggttcatatctactctgttactggctgcaccttttgtgagcctctctatccattccTCGGTCCAGGTCGCTATAATTATGAAGGTAACAACTCTGCCCCCCTTATCATTTCACCTgtcaaacagactaggacctttgtttaa